A stretch of Melospiza georgiana isolate bMelGeo1 unplaced genomic scaffold, bMelGeo1.pri scaffold_29, whole genome shotgun sequence DNA encodes these proteins:
- the LOC131096474 gene encoding olfactory receptor 14J1-like produces the protein MSNSSSISHFLLLALADTRQLQLLHFCLLLGISLAALLGNGLIISAVACGHHLHTPMFFFLLNLALSDLGFICSTVPKAMHNSLWDTRDISYTGCAAQLFFFLFFISAEFCLLTIMCYDRYVSICKPLHYETLLGSRACAHMAAAAWATAFLYSLLHTANTFSLPLCHGNVLGQFFCEIPQILKLSCYKSYLREFGLIAVSVCFGFCCFVFIVFSYVQIFRAVLRIPSEQGRHKAFSTCLPHLAVVSLFLSTAAFAHLKPPSMSSPSLDLALSILYSVMPPALNPLIYSLRNQELKAAVRRLITGCFQEH, from the coding sequence atgtccaacagcagctccatcagccacttcctcctgctggcactggcagacacgcggcagctgcagctcctgcacttctgcctcttgctgggcatctccctggctgccctcctgggcaatggcctcatcatcagcgccgtagcctgcggccaccacctgcacacacccatgttcttcttcctgctcaacctggccctcagcgacctgggaTTCATCTGcagcactgtccccaaagccatgcacaattccctctgggacaccagggacatctcctacacaggatgtgctgctcagctctttttctttctgttcttcatctcagcagaattttgcctcctgaccatcatgtgctatgaccgctacgtgtccatctgcaaacccctgcactacgagaccctcctgggcagcagagcttgtgcccacatggcagcagctgcctgggccactgcctttctctattcactgctgcacacagccaatacattttctctgcccctgtgccatggcaatgtcctgggccagttcttctgtgaaattccCCAGATCCTCAAGCTTTCCTGCTACAAATCCTATCTCAGGGAATTTGGGCTCATTGCAGTTAGtgtctgttttggtttttgctgttttgtgttcattgttttctcctatgtgcagatcttcagggctgtgctgaggatcccctctgagcagggacggcacaaagccttttccacctgcctccctcacctggccgtcgtctccctgttcctcagcactgcagcatttgcacatctgaagcccccctccatgtcttccccatccctggatctggccctgtcaaTTCTGTACTCTGTgatgcctccagccctgaatcccctcatctacagcctgaggaaccaggagctcaaggctgcagtgaggagactgatcactggatgctttcaggaacattaa